One Solirubrobacter pauli DNA segment encodes these proteins:
- a CDS encoding helix-hairpin-helix domain-containing protein has translation MPERDPRRLAAWAAAGVVLALLSAWYLTRSRPAADAAPPPAVATIAAAREPTAEPDAARGARVVVDVSGAVKRPGVYQLTTTDRVEDALERAGGPTRKADLTALNRAAKLEDGRQILVPTRGRPATAAAPPASGSGGGTGAAPSGPINLNTATLEQLDTLDGVGPATAQKIIEYREQHDGFKTVDELDQVSGIGEKRLATLREKVTV, from the coding sequence ATGCCCGAACGAGACCCTCGCCGGCTGGCCGCCTGGGCCGCCGCGGGCGTGGTCCTGGCGTTGCTGTCCGCCTGGTACCTCACCCGCTCGCGACCGGCGGCCGACGCCGCACCGCCACCCGCCGTCGCCACGATCGCGGCGGCGCGGGAGCCGACCGCCGAGCCGGACGCCGCGCGCGGCGCGCGCGTGGTCGTGGACGTCTCCGGTGCCGTCAAGCGCCCCGGCGTCTACCAGCTGACGACCACGGACCGCGTCGAGGACGCGCTCGAGCGCGCCGGCGGCCCGACCCGCAAAGCGGACCTCACGGCGCTCAACCGGGCCGCCAAGCTCGAGGACGGTCGCCAGATCCTCGTCCCGACCCGCGGCCGGCCCGCCACCGCGGCCGCTCCGCCGGCGTCCGGCAGCGGCGGCGGGACCGGCGCGGCGCCGTCCGGTCCGATCAACCTCAACACCGCCACGCTCGAGCAGCTGGACACGCTGGACGGCGTCGGCCCGGCCACGGCCCAGAAGATCATCGAGTACCGTGAGCAGCACGACGGCTTCAAGACCGTCGACGAGCTCGACCAGGTCTCCGGCATCGGCGAGAAGCGCCTCGCGACGCTCCGCGAGAAGGTCACGGTCTAG